Proteins co-encoded in one Dryobates pubescens isolate bDryPub1 chromosome 4, bDryPub1.pri, whole genome shotgun sequence genomic window:
- the WIPF3 gene encoding WAS/WASL-interacting protein family member 3 — MVFPFFTASSEIPKLRQEEQKARNALLADIQQGTRLRKVTQISDRSAPQIEKPKGATRDGVNPAINKGGSQPPLGGLFAGGFPVLRPAGQREMPGGKPGQLPGARAAAPKPSAPPNGSAARASGNASLPAEGPRVAVAPEPPSTSRAGAGAGASPGRPSLPAPPPPPPPASSKPTLTFPPPPALPPPAERPLKGVSPGAAPPPPPPPPQADKPKCPAATAQPPPPPPPPPPPLPLVPPCGFPGRTADLSAAAASSPPEGRDCPPPAPPPPPPPPPHSHSLAPNRLSFPPSPAFSGALGNADVPPPLPPKSPHLLSQLHKPSSIQSLPLPPTPSLPQPAAAAETRKRRPGRGAGTGAGKLATPPQPPARSPTTELTSKSGVSAWAAPHDPYPPVKNGNMHIIDDFESKFTFHSVEDFPPPDEFKPFQKVYPSKIARDPSKNPPLRTQVR, encoded by the exons ATGGTGTTTCCGTTTTTCACA GCAAGTTCAGAGATCCCCAAACTGCGGCAGGAAGAGCAGAAGGCGCGGAATGCACTCTTAGCTGATATCCAGCAGGGGACTCGCTTGAGGAAAGTGACTCAAATCAGTGACCGCAGCGCACCTCAGATTGAAA AACCCAAAGGAGCTACCAGAGATGGAGTTAACCCAGCCATTAACAAGGGTGGCTCTCAGCCGCCTCTGGGAGGTTTATTTGCTGGTGGCTTTCCTGTTCTCAGACCAGCAGGCCAGAGAGAGATGCCAG GCGGTAAACCAGGGCAGCTACCTGGAGCCCGGGCAGCGGCTCCCAAGCCCTCCGCCCCACCGAACGGCAGCGCCGCACGGGCGAGCGGCAACGCCTCGCTCCCAGCCGAGGGCCCGAGGGTGGCTGTCGCACCggagcctcccagcacctcccgaGCCGGCGCCGGAGCCGGAGCCAGCCCTGGGCGTCCCAGCCTGCCCGCGCCGCCGCCTCCGCCGCCTCCCGCCTCCAGCAAGCCTACCCtcactttccctccccctcccgcgCTGCCCCCTCCAGCCGAGCGCCCGCTCAAGGGGGTGTCCCCCGGCGCtgccccgccgcccccgccgccgcctcctcagGCCGACAAACCCAAGTGTCccgcagccacagcacagccgcccccgccgccccctcctcctcctcctcctctgcccctggtCCCTCCCTGCGGGTTCCCAGGCAGGACAGCCGActtgtctgcagctgctgcatccTCTCCACCGGAGGGAAGGGACTGTCCGCCCCCCGCACCGCCCCCCCCACCGCCGCCTCCGCCACACTCGCACTCCCTGGCCCCAAACaggctctcctttcccccctccccagccttcagcGGCGCTCTCGGCAATGCTGACGTGCCCCCTCCGCTGCCCCCCAAGTCTCCCCACCTGCTGTCACAGCTCCATAAGCCAAGCAGTATCCAGTCGCTGCCGCTCCCgcccacccccagccttccTCAGCCCGCAGCGGCGGCCGAGACCAGAAAGAGGAGACCTGGGCGAGGCGCAG GAACCGGTGCTGGTAAGCTGGCCACACCTCCACAGCCACCAGCAAGATCCCCAACAACTGAGCTTACAAGCAAGTCTGGAgtctcagcctgggctgcacctcaTGACCCTTACCCACCAGTGAAAAATGGAAACATGCACATCATTG ACGACTTTGAATCGAAATTTACTTTCCATTCTGTGGAAGACTTCCCCCCGCCTGATGAATTCAAGCCCTTTCAGAAAGTATATCCCAGCAAGATAGCTAGAG ATCCCTCTAAAAATCCTCCATTAAGAACACAGGTGAGATGA